In a single window of the Fusobacterium simiae genome:
- a CDS encoding nitroreductase has translation MNEVLKVIKERRSIRKFKSDMIPKEIIDKVIESGLYAASGKGQQSPIIISVTNKELRDKLSRMNCKIGGWKEDFDPFYNAPVVLVILAPKDWPTFVYDGSLVIGNMMLAAHTLNIGSCWIHRAKQEFESEEGKEILKSLGIEGEYEGIGHCILGYVDGDYPNVIARKPNRVYYAD, from the coding sequence ATGAATGAAGTTTTAAAAGTAATAAAAGAAAGAAGAAGTATTCGTAAATTTAAAAGTGATATGATACCAAAAGAAATTATTGATAAGGTTATTGAAAGTGGGCTTTATGCAGCCAGTGGAAAAGGACAACAATCCCCTATTATTATTTCTGTAACAAACAAAGAACTTCGTGATAAATTATCAAGGATGAACTGTAAAATTGGTGGTTGGAAAGAAGATTTTGATCCATTTTACAATGCACCAGTTGTGCTAGTAATTTTAGCTCCAAAAGATTGGCCTACTTTTGTATATGATGGAAGTCTTGTTATAGGAAATATGATGTTAGCAGCACATACATTAAATATAGGAAGTTGTTGGATACATAGAGCTAAACAAGAATTTGAAAGTGAAGAAGGCAAAGAAATTTTAAAATCTCTTGGAATTGAAGGAGAATATGAAGGAATAGGACATTGCATATTAGGTTATGTTGATGGAGATTACCCAAATGTCATTGCAAGAAAGCCAAATCGTGTTTATTATGCTGATTAA